One region of Oryza sativa Japonica Group chromosome 5, ASM3414082v1 genomic DNA includes:
- the LOC4338844 gene encoding amino acid permease 3 isoform X1, with translation MTHHTKFNPNYISICNPASSLSLIFTSLFLNWKRVRGSRRGDFCKEMGENGVVASKLCYPAAAMEVVAAELGHTAGSKLYDDDGRLKRTGTMWTASAHIITAVIGSGVLSLGWAIAQLGWVAGPAVMLLFSFVTYYTSALLADCYRSGDESTGKRNYTYMDAVNANLSGIKVQVCGFLQYANIVGVAIGYTIAASISMLAIKRANCFHVEGHGDPCNISSTPYMIIFGVAEIFFSQIPDFDQISWLSILAAVMSFTYSTIGLGLGVVQVVANGGVKGSLTGISIGVVTPMDKVWRSLQAFGDIAFAYSYSLILIEIQDTIRAPPPSESRVMRRATVVSVAVTTLFYMLCGCTGYAAFGDAAPGNLLTGFGFYEPFWLLDVANAAIVVHLVGAYQVYCQPLFAFVEKWAQQRWPKSWYITKDIDVPLSLSGGGGGGGRCYKLNLFRLTWRSAFVVATTVVSMLLPFFNDVVGFLGAVGFWPLTVYFPVEMYIVQKRIPRWSTRWVCLQLLSLACLAITVASAAGSIAGILSDLKVYKPFATTY, from the exons ATGACACACCACACCAAGTTCAACCCCAACTATATCTCTATTTGTAACCctgcttcttctctctctttgatCTTCACTTCTCTCTTCCTCAATTGGAAGAGGGTTAGGGGATCAAGAAGAGGAGACTTTTGCAAAG AGATGGGGGAGAACGGTGTGGTGGCGAGCAAGCTGTGCtacccggcggcggccatggaggtggtcgccgccgagctcggccACACGGCCGGCTCCAAGCtgtacgacgacgacggccgcctcAAGCGCACCG GGACGATGTGGACGGCGAGCGCGCACATCATCACGGCGGTGATCGGCTCCGGCGTGCTGTCGCTGGGGTGGGCGATCGCGCAGCTGGGTTGGGTGGCCGGCCCCGCCGTCATGCTGCTCTTCTCGTTCGTCACCTACTACACCTCCGCGCTGCTCGCCGACTGCTACCGCTCCGGCGACGAGAGCACCGGCAAGCGCAACTACACCTACATGGACGCCGTGAACGCCAACCTGA GTGGCATCAAGGTCCAGGTCTGCGGGTTCCTGCAGTACGCCAACATCGTCGGCGTCGCCATCGGCTACACCATTGCCGCCTCCATTAGCATGCT GGCGATCAAGCGGGCGAACTGCTTCCACGTCGAGGGGCACGGCGACCCGTGCAACATCTCGAGCACGCCGTACATGATCATCTTCGGCGTGGCGGAGATCTTCTTCTCGCAGATCCCGGACTTCGACCAGATCTCGTGGCTGtccatcctcgccgccgtcatgtCGTTCACCTACTCCACCATCGGGCTCGGCCTCGGCGTCGTGCAGGTGGTGGCCAACGGCGGCGTCAAGGGGAGCCTCACCGGGATCAGCATCGGCGTGGTGACGCCCATGGACAAGGTGTGGCGGAGCCTGCAGGCGTTCGGCGACATCGCCTTCGCCTACTCCTACTCCCTCATCCTCATCGAGATCCAGGACACCatccgggcgccgccgccgtcggagtcGAGGGTGATGCGGCGCGCCACCGTGGTGAGCGTCGCCGTCACCACGCTCTTCTACATGCTCTGCGGCTGCACGGGGTACGCGGCGTTCGGCGACGCCGCGCCGGGCAACCTCCTCACCGGGTTCGGCTTCTACGAGCCCTTCTGGCTCCTCGACGTTGCCaacgccgccatcgtcgtccacCTCGTCGGCGCCTACCAGGTCTACTGCCAGCCGCTGTTCGCCTTCGTCGAGAAGTGGGCGCAGCAGCGGTGGCCGAAATCATGGTACATCACCAAGGATATCGACGTGCCGCTCtccctctccggcggcggcggcggcggcggaaggtgcTACAAGCTGAACCTGTTCAGGCTGACATGGAGGTCGGCGTTCGtggtggcgacgacggtggtgtCGATGCTGCTGCCGTTCTTCAACGACGTGGTGGGGTTCCTCGGCGCGGTGGGGTTCTGGCCGCTCACCGTCTACTTCCCGGTGGAGATGTACATCGTGCAGAAGAGGATACCGAGGTGGAGCACGCGGTGGGTGTGCCTGCAGCTGCTCAGCCTCGCCTGCCTCGCCAtcaccgtcgcctccgccgccggctccatcGCCGGAATCCTCTCCGACCTCAAGGTCTACAAGCCGTTCGCCACCACCTACTAA
- the LOC4338844 gene encoding amino acid permease 3 isoform X2 produces the protein MGENGVVASKLCYPAAAMEVVAAELGHTAGSKLYDDDGRLKRTGTMWTASAHIITAVIGSGVLSLGWAIAQLGWVAGPAVMLLFSFVTYYTSALLADCYRSGDESTGKRNYTYMDAVNANLSGIKVQVCGFLQYANIVGVAIGYTIAASISMLAIKRANCFHVEGHGDPCNISSTPYMIIFGVAEIFFSQIPDFDQISWLSILAAVMSFTYSTIGLGLGVVQVVANGGVKGSLTGISIGVVTPMDKVWRSLQAFGDIAFAYSYSLILIEIQDTIRAPPPSESRVMRRATVVSVAVTTLFYMLCGCTGYAAFGDAAPGNLLTGFGFYEPFWLLDVANAAIVVHLVGAYQVYCQPLFAFVEKWAQQRWPKSWYITKDIDVPLSLSGGGGGGGRCYKLNLFRLTWRSAFVVATTVVSMLLPFFNDVVGFLGAVGFWPLTVYFPVEMYIVQKRIPRWSTRWVCLQLLSLACLAITVASAAGSIAGILSDLKVYKPFATTY, from the exons ATGGGGGAGAACGGTGTGGTGGCGAGCAAGCTGTGCtacccggcggcggccatggaggtggtcgccgccgagctcggccACACGGCCGGCTCCAAGCtgtacgacgacgacggccgcctcAAGCGCACCG GGACGATGTGGACGGCGAGCGCGCACATCATCACGGCGGTGATCGGCTCCGGCGTGCTGTCGCTGGGGTGGGCGATCGCGCAGCTGGGTTGGGTGGCCGGCCCCGCCGTCATGCTGCTCTTCTCGTTCGTCACCTACTACACCTCCGCGCTGCTCGCCGACTGCTACCGCTCCGGCGACGAGAGCACCGGCAAGCGCAACTACACCTACATGGACGCCGTGAACGCCAACCTGA GTGGCATCAAGGTCCAGGTCTGCGGGTTCCTGCAGTACGCCAACATCGTCGGCGTCGCCATCGGCTACACCATTGCCGCCTCCATTAGCATGCT GGCGATCAAGCGGGCGAACTGCTTCCACGTCGAGGGGCACGGCGACCCGTGCAACATCTCGAGCACGCCGTACATGATCATCTTCGGCGTGGCGGAGATCTTCTTCTCGCAGATCCCGGACTTCGACCAGATCTCGTGGCTGtccatcctcgccgccgtcatgtCGTTCACCTACTCCACCATCGGGCTCGGCCTCGGCGTCGTGCAGGTGGTGGCCAACGGCGGCGTCAAGGGGAGCCTCACCGGGATCAGCATCGGCGTGGTGACGCCCATGGACAAGGTGTGGCGGAGCCTGCAGGCGTTCGGCGACATCGCCTTCGCCTACTCCTACTCCCTCATCCTCATCGAGATCCAGGACACCatccgggcgccgccgccgtcggagtcGAGGGTGATGCGGCGCGCCACCGTGGTGAGCGTCGCCGTCACCACGCTCTTCTACATGCTCTGCGGCTGCACGGGGTACGCGGCGTTCGGCGACGCCGCGCCGGGCAACCTCCTCACCGGGTTCGGCTTCTACGAGCCCTTCTGGCTCCTCGACGTTGCCaacgccgccatcgtcgtccacCTCGTCGGCGCCTACCAGGTCTACTGCCAGCCGCTGTTCGCCTTCGTCGAGAAGTGGGCGCAGCAGCGGTGGCCGAAATCATGGTACATCACCAAGGATATCGACGTGCCGCTCtccctctccggcggcggcggcggcggcggaaggtgcTACAAGCTGAACCTGTTCAGGCTGACATGGAGGTCGGCGTTCGtggtggcgacgacggtggtgtCGATGCTGCTGCCGTTCTTCAACGACGTGGTGGGGTTCCTCGGCGCGGTGGGGTTCTGGCCGCTCACCGTCTACTTCCCGGTGGAGATGTACATCGTGCAGAAGAGGATACCGAGGTGGAGCACGCGGTGGGTGTGCCTGCAGCTGCTCAGCCTCGCCTGCCTCGCCAtcaccgtcgcctccgccgccggctccatcGCCGGAATCCTCTCCGACCTCAAGGTCTACAAGCCGTTCGCCACCACCTACTAA